The proteins below come from a single Corylus avellana chromosome ca3, CavTom2PMs-1.0 genomic window:
- the LOC132176686 gene encoding heavy metal-associated isoprenylated plant protein 47-like: MKQKIVIKVQMTCGKCRTKALKIAAKTYGAISVAIEGSDKDQVVVIGEGVDSANLACSLRKKFCYAAILKVEEVKEKKEEKEKKEEKKPPEPKCPTFSMCHQYPQFPMYCEPMYCEPVRGPYSSDGGCFIM; this comes from the exons ATGAAG CAAAAAATAGTTATCAAGGTGCAAATGACCTGTGGAAAATGCAGAACCAAGGCCTTGAAGATTGCCGCAAAAACATATG GTGCGATCTCGGTGGCAATAGAAGGGTCAGATAAAGACCAGGTGGTGGTGATTGGCGAAGGTGTTGACTCGGCTAATTTGGCTTGCTCGCTAAGGAAGAAGTTTTGCTATGCGGCAATATTGAAGGTGGAGGAAGTGAAGGAAAAGaaggaagagaaggaaaagaaggaagagaagaagCCACCGGAGCCGAAATGTCCAACGTTCTCCATGTGTCATCAATATCCGCAATTTCCTATGTACTGTGAGCCCATGTACTGTGAACCCGTCCGTGGTCCCTATTCGAGTGACGGCGGCTGCTTCATCATGTGa